A stretch of the Chitiniphilus purpureus genome encodes the following:
- a CDS encoding DUF2845 domain-containing protein, with translation MRPALSTLCLLLAAAPLHADSTLRCGNLLVQPGDSASHVIGRCGAPQTRATSVEPVFATNRHGRTHQVGSIEVQRWTYDRGPNQFNARLRFEDGTLQRIDFDY, from the coding sequence ATGCGCCCTGCCCTTTCCACACTGTGCCTGCTGCTTGCCGCAGCCCCGCTCCACGCGGACAGCACGCTGCGGTGCGGCAACCTCCTGGTCCAGCCCGGCGACAGCGCCAGCCACGTCATCGGGCGCTGCGGCGCGCCGCAGACGCGTGCCACCAGCGTCGAGCCGGTGTTTGCGACCAACCGGCATGGACGCACCCACCAGGTGGGCAGCATCGAGGTGCAGCGCTGGACCTACGATCGCGGCCCCAATCAGTTCAACGCCCGCCTGCGTTTCGAGGACGGCACGCTGCAACGCATCGACTTCGACTACTGA